The Chitinophagaceae bacterium nucleotide sequence CTCAAGTGACCCTCAATTGTAATTGTTGTTTTCATTCTTATTTAAATTTAAAAATTTACTTACTTGTTTTTGCTATCCCTTCTTTGCGCATGGATAAACAAACTGGTGATACTCTTGTTTTCAAAAGCATTTCTTAATGCTACTCCAAACAACTCTGCCACACTCAGTACTTTAATTTTTCCGCTTTGCTGTTTGATTGGAATCGTATCACAAACAACCAGTTCTTCCAGCACACTGTTTTCTATGTTCTCGTATGCTTTGCCACTCAGCACTGGGTGAGTTATCAGTGCTCTTACACTTCTTGCACCTTTTTCTTTTAAAAGAGCTGCCGACTTTACCAAGGTTCCGCCGGTGTCGCATATATCATCAATCAACACAATATCCCTGCCTGTTACATCCCCTATTACCACCATACTGGCAATTTCATTTGCCCGCTTACGGTGCTTATCACAAATCACCATTTCAACCTCGAAATAACTGGCAATTTCCCTGATCCTGTTGGCACTTCCTACGTCGGGGGCCGCAAAGGTAAGGTTTTCAAGCTTTAAACTCTCTATGTAAGGGATAAAAATGGACGAAGATTCAAGGTGATCAACCGGTATATCAAAGTACCCCTGAATCTGGGCAGCATGTAAATCCATGGTAATGACCCTGCTCGCCCCAGCTGCTTCGAGCATATTGGCAATCAATTTCGACCCAATTGCCACCCTCGGCTTATCCTTTCTGTCCTGACGGGCATATCCAAAATAAGGAATGACCGGGATAACCTTATAAGCCGATGCTCTTTTTGCTGCATCAATCATCAGCAGCAGTTCCAGGATATTTTCGGCCGGAGAAAAGGTACTCTGCACCAGGAAAACAATATCGCCCCTGATACTTTCCTGGAACATGGGCTGAATTTCGCCATCACTGAAACGCTGTGTAATACATTTTCCTAAAGGGATGCCAAATTTTTTGGCAATTTTTTCAGCAAGGTAAATGGAAGCCGTACCTGAAAAAATCTTGGCAGATGGATTGACCATTATAACTGTTTAAAAAGAGGTGAAAATTTGCGGCGAAGATAAGCGTTCTGTGTTTCCGCTATTGAGCAAACAATTCACTGCTTTTCAACAATTGAAAAGAGAAAAAAATAAACAGGAGATTTTTTTTACTGCTGAATATTCGCCAGAGTTACAATGCTCTGTGTTTTGGACTGCTCCTTCTTTGCATCTGAAACCGATTCTGACTTATCCTTAGGTTTCACAATGTGAACACTAAGCGACATCAGGAAAATAATAGAGAAAAGAAGGTTGCCAAGAATAAGTAATGATAGTGCTGATGAACGGAGGAAGCCTCCCATTGTTTGATAGTTTTGGTTCATTGGGTTGTGGTTTTGGGATATTGGTAAAGTGAAAATAAGGCATTATTTTGAAACATGCAAGAAAATAGAAAAAGTATAAAGGACTGGGCTGAAGACGACAGACCAAGAGAAAAGCTCCTGAGTAAAGGAACGGAAGCCCTCAGCAATTCTGAGTTGATTGCAATTTTAATTGGATCAGGTACCAAAACAAAATCGGCAGTTGATGTAGCCAAAGAGGTTTTGAACCGTGCCAAAGACAACCTGAATGAACTGGGAAAACTCAGTATAAAAGAACTGATGAAAACCGATGGAATTGGTGAGGCACGAGCTATAACCATAGCAGCTGCTTTAGAATTAGGCAGGCGAAGACAGGCAACGGAATCACAAAAACAGGTGGTCAAAAACAGTGCAGATATTGCCCATTACCTACAGGCCCAGTTAAAAGATAAACAGCATGAAGTATTTGCAGTAGCTTTTTTGAACAGGGCGAATAAAATAAATCATATTGAAATTGTAAGTGAAGGCGGCATTACAGGAACTGTGGCTGACCCACGAATCATTCTGAAAAAAGCACTGGAGCATAATGCTGTAAACATTGTGTTGTGCCATAATCATCCCTCGGGAAGTTTACAACCAAGCAGGGCTGATGAAGTTTTAACCAAAAAAATAAAAGAAGCAGCCATGCTTTTGGATATGACCGTTGTTGATCATATTATTGTAAGTGAAGATGGTTATTACAGTTTTGCTGATGAGGGAATATTGTAAAGCATTATTTTGAAAACAGGTAAACTATATTATATGCAATCAAACCGCAGAAGTTTTCTTTCCAAACTAAGCATAGCGCTTTTTTCTATAACAGGATTATCCTCTTTTAAAAACAATCAAACCAACAGGCAATTGAAAAATATTTTTATCCATCATGTTTATTTCTGGCTGAAAAATCCAGAGAGCATTGAAGACAGCAATAAATTAGCAGAAGGCCTTTTAAAACTTTCGGAAGTGAAAACCATTCAGAGGTTTCATATAGGTAAACCTGCTGATACAAACAGGGATGTAATTGAAAGAGGTTATGCCTTATCCTGGTTTGTTGAATTTAAAAACCCTGCAGAGCAGGCAAGTTACCAGACCGACCCTATCCATTTAAAATTTATTGCAGACTACTCACACTTATGGAGCAAAGTGATTGTGTATGATTCTGTAGACAAATAATAACATCATCTTCCTGAAACAAAAAAGCCCCCCGGTAAACCGGGAGGCTCTGAATCAATTGATCATTATTAAAACGGAAGATCATCTGCAACATCACTCGCAACAGGTGGCTCATTCATTGATTGAGGCGCTGATGAAGATGTCCCTGAGCTATATCCGCCTCCGCCACCTTCAGAAGGCCGGCTTCCTAATAACTGTACTGTTTGTACTCTTAATGAAAGTGAAGCCCCGCTTTTACCATCCTGTGTCTGGTAAGTTCGAACTTCAGGAGCACCTTCTACATAAACCTGTGTTCCTTTTTTAAGATAAGGAGCAAGACCGGTTCTGTCGCTCCAGTAAGCACAATCAACCCAAATTGTTTTTTCACGTTGTGCGCCGCTGCTGTCTTTAAACTTTTCAGTATGTGCAACTGTAAAATTCATCACATTCTTTCCATTCACTGTGTTCATCACACAATCCTTTCCGAGGTTTCCAATGACTTGTAACTTGATCATAATTTCGTGTTTAGTGCTGAATAAAATATTTAAGCTGCCAAAATACAGGTTTTTGGTTGAATATTTCTAATCCTTTATCAAGGTATTTTTAACCCGCCGATTTGTCTTAAATTTGCAGCTTGCCTTTTTGTAAAAGGCCAGTAACAAATCAATGAATCATGAGCCGTAAAGGAAAAGTTTTAGTAGCAATGAGTGGCGGTATCGACAGTACCGTTACGGCTCTCATGTTACATCATGAGGGATATGAAGTGGTGGGCATTACCATGAAAACATGGGACTATGCCAGCAGTGGAACAGGCGCCCAGGGAAAGAAAGAAACAGGCTGTTGCAACCTTGATAGTTTTAATGATGCCCGTGCAGCGGCTGTACAGCATGGGTTTCCCCATTATATTCTTGACATAAGGGATGAGTTTGGCGATTTTGTAGTAGAGAATTTTGTAGAAGAATATCTGAATGGCCGCACACCCAACCCCTGTGTACTTTGCAATACGCATATTAAATGGCGTGCCCTGTTAAAAAGAGCCGATGCCATGAACTGTGATTTTATTGCCACCGGGCATTATGCAAAAGTTCATCAGCATGAAAATGGCCGGTACTTCATCAGTAAAGGTGTAGATGAAACAAAAGATCAGAGTTATGTTTTGTGGGGGTTACAGCAGGATTTGCTGAAGCGTACATTACTGCCATTAGGCGGCTACCGCAAAACAGAAATCAGGCAGATGGCATTTGATTATGGCTATCCTGAACTGGCGAAAAAAGCAGAGAGTTATGAAATCTGTTTTGTACCCGATAATGATTACCGTGGTTTCTTAAAACGCAAAGTGGAAGGACTGGAAGAAAGAGTGAATGGCGGAAACTTTGTTGATAAATCAGGAAAGATTCTTGGCCAGCATAAAGGCTATCCTTTCTATACCATTGGACAAAGAAAGGGGCTCGACATTACTTTCGGCAAACCGGTTTTTGTAACAGAAATTGTTCCCGAAACCAATACCGTTGTTCTCGGCGACGAAGAAGACCTCAACAAAATGGAAATGAAAGTGGGCAAGATCAACCTGCTGAAGTATGACCTGCTTACACCTGGTATGGAAGCCGTTACCAAGATCAGGTATAAAGACAAAGGCACATTATCCAACCTGTTTCCGAACCAGGATGGAACCGTGAGCATCCGGTTTTATGAAGATGCCAAAGGTATTGCCCCCGGCCAGAGTGCTGTGTTTTATGAAGGTGATGATGTGATTGGCGGTGGAATTATCATGCGTCAGCCCATTATCTGATACAATGAATAAAACATATTGTGGAAGCTCAAACAACTGATAATCTTGGCCGTGCAGCCTGGCGGGTAAGAACTTATATCAATGATTCATCAGCTTCTGGCCCTTGGGTTACGAGCGGCGTTTACATTGTTACCCCGCTTGATAAACGGGTTGAAGTAAATGAAAACAACCTGCGGGTTATTAAAATTCAGCTGCCTGCAAAAGAAGGCTTCAGTTGGAAAGGGAATACCTACTTACCCAACCGGCCTTACAATCCAGATTACCCCATCAGCATTGATGGCAATATGAGTTTATGGGATTTTACTTACGAAACAATTGACGGAACTGAACGTATTGGAACAGTTGATATGGACAGTGTAACAACCATCAAACATATTGATGAATCAGAAAACTATCCCATTATAAAAGATACTTCCTTTGCTTCCCGTGAATTTTCACTGGAAAAATATGCACGAAATCTTGGCCTTGTTTACAGGGAATTTGAGTTATGGGAAAATCAGCCCCGCCCTAAAACGGTTAAAACGGGATTTCCTCCCAGGGATACCATTGTGTATGATCCTGTACGTATAGGCTTTGCCGTAAAGATGTGGATAGTCGACAAAAATTAAATCTTATTTTGCTGCATCAATCAATACCATGCAAAAAATATTTCTTTTGTTTTGTTTGATGTTTTCTTTCCTGGTGCATGGCAGAGCTCAGTCAACCAAACATGTTGTTTTTTTTAAGGAAAAGAACGAAACTCCGTTTACATTAAATAATCCATCCGCTTATTTATCTGCTCGTGCTGTTGAAAGAAGAACCAGATACAGTATTAACATCGACAGTACTGATCTTCCAGTTATTTCAAGATATATTGACAGTGTTCTTAAAGCAGGAACAGTTACTTTACTTGGCAGATCAAGATGGCTGAATGCAGTAATCATTCAAACAAGTGATGCAGCAGCTATTGCAAAAATCAATTCTTTCCCGTTTGTAAAATCATTTACATCTGTTGCGTTACTAAAAAACAATACGATTACCCCGGATAAATTTGCTGCATTACCTGCACCTCCTGCTGCTGTTACACCTAACCGTGTAGAAAAAATTTATGCTGATACATTTAATTATGGCTCATCACTAAACCAGGTAAAAATTCATAAGGGAGAATTTCTGCATAATATAGGCGCAAGAGGACAGGGAATGATCATGGCTTTTTTGGATGCCGGTTTCTTTGGTTACCAAACCAACCAGTTTTTTGACAGTGCCCGTGCAAGAAACCAATTCCTCGGCACCTGGGATTTTGTACAGAACAATGCAAGCGTTAATGAAGATGACTCACACGGCATGCAATGTTTTTCCACTGTAGCATCTTATCGTCCGGGAGTATTTATCGGCAGTTCACCTGAAGCCAAATATTTTTTGCTACGTACAGAAGATGCACCTACAGAACAGATCATTGAAGAATACAACTGGGCCCTTGCGGCAGAATATGCAGACAGTGCAGGTGTTGATGTAATTTCCTGTTCGCTTGGTTACACTACGTTCGATAATGCAACATTCAATCACAGCTATGCTGATATGAATGGTAACACAACCGTTATAACACGTATGGCTGACATGGCTGCAAAAAAAGGAATGCTGGTAGTGAACAGCGCAGGAAATGAAGGTGATGATCCCTGGAAATATATTGGTGCTCCTGCAGATGGAGACAGTGTGTTAAGTGTAGGTGCTGTGAACAGCAGTGGATTGATTGCCGGATTCTCTAGCTTTGGACCAACAAGTGACGGACAAATAAAACCGGATGTGGTTTCTGTGGGTGCAGGCACAACCGTATCATCCATTGGTGGAACAGCTTCAACAAACAGCGGCACATCTTTTTCGGGCCCCAATATGGCCGGACTTGCCACCTGCCTCTGGCAACTATTTCCTGAATTTAATAACTGGAAGATCATCACTACACTCCGCAAAAGCAGTGATCGGTTTGAAACTCCTGCTGTACAATACGGGTATGGTTTACCCAATATGAAAAAAGCAGTTGGTTTTTTATTGGGGGATCTTTCAACGATGAATGCATCGGTTACAAATTGTACAACAAACATCAGCTGGAGCAGCAAGGATATTAAAACCATGCGTTATGATATTGAACGGAAACTTCCCGGTGAAACAGCTTATACAAAGATCAAAACCGTTGCAGCTAAAGGAACAGTTTTCAGCAATCAAACTTATCAGCTGTCAGATGTGATCACCAGCAGTGCTGCAGGGAATGTGAGTTACCGCATTAAACAGGTGATTGATACAAGCACCGCAACATTCGATGAATATGCCATTGACTCTGCAACCATTTCTCTTACATCAGTTTGCTCAACAAACAATCCAGATCAGAACTTAATTCAGTTGTTTCCCAATCCTGTTCAAACAACATTGTCATTGAAATTTGCTGAGCTGAACAGTATGTCCAATCTTACAATACAGGTATATAACCGGCAGGGCAGCTCGTATTGAAACAGGATTACAGCAAACCAAGCGGCACAATTACTCACACAATTCCCGTTGCCCGTTTAGCCAAAGGAGATTATATTCTTGTAATAAGAAAGGATGGAAAGAAATATGCCGCTAAAGAATTTCTGAAACTGTAGGCCTCACCCTCGTTCCCTCTCCAAAAGAGAGGGAGGCCAAACAGCAACTCTCTATTTATAATAAGTAATTAAGCATTTCAACTGCATCACTATTGTTTTGCAAATTCATTCAACTATTATTTTACAGCTTAAGAGTCCTTCTTTTTCAACAAAGCAGCAAACATCGTATCTGCTTTTACATCATACCCCTTTAATACACTCATTTCAACAAGTTCCATTTGTAAATTCTCCTGCACAAAAGAAATAATTTCTTCGTTTTCTTTTTTAAATACTGAACAGGTGATATATAAAAGGTATCCGTTTGCCCGGATGTAAGGAGCAATATTCGTTACAATCTTTTTTTGAAGTGATGCGTATTCTTCAATTTTCTTTGAATTAAAAAAATGCAATTGTTCCGGAGTTCTTCCCCATGTACCTGAGCCGCTGCAGGGAACATCAGCAATCATTAAATCATAAGCTGAGTGATGTGATACAAATGATGAATCACTCAAATCAGCAACAAAGCTGTTATACTTTTTGATTCCAGCTTCAGTAAAACGGTTTTGCAGATTTGTAAGAATGGAATTGCGGATATCTGATACAGTTAATTCAATACCTGGCATCAGGTCATAAGCCATCATCGATTTTCCGCCACTTGCTGCACAGCAATCCCATATCCTGAGCGGAGTCGAAGGATTGGGAAAAGAGTTTCGAGCGAAGTCGAGAAATTCGCCAACTCGCTGCGAACTGTAATCCTGTACCACCGCTTCTTTATCGAGCAGAATAACTTCTTCAATCTTTGTTGCATTGGGTAATGCAATACAGCTTTCACCAATTAATTCAAAAGAAAGAGCTGCAGCTTTTAATTTGCTGATTACTTTTTCCTTTTGTCCCGGCCTGATTCGTAAAAAAAGAGCTGGCTGCATGAAATGACTTTCAGCAAAAGTGTTTACATCAATCCCATCGCTCAGCTCTGCAGCAAAAGGAAACAGCTGAGTATGATCGAAAGGATAATTGATCAATGACAATTTCTCTTCAACACTGAGGTTTACTTTCTCATTCCATTCAGGCTTCAGGTTTGCAAGTACATTATTTGATTCTGTTGAGCAGAGAAAAACAGCAATCAGAATTTTTTCTTCCACAGCAACTGATGCAAATGCTTTTCCCAAGCGAAAAAAACTATAGCAAAGATGGGCGATCTGTTTACGGTCTTTACTTCCGAATTTCTTATTGGCACCAAAATGTTTTTTGAGATAAGTAGCCAAAGGTTCGCCGCCGGTATAAGCCAACAGGATTTCTTTAGATGAATTAATATATGAATGATACCTGCTCATGTCTGCAAAGGAAAGGAATAAATAATGTACTGTGCTTTAAATTAAAAGAGCATTCCTTTCGGAACGCTCTTTTAAAAATATTTGCAATAAGAAATAAATTAAAGTTCCAGCAGAGTTTTTACCGGATCTTTTCCAAAGAGTAACAGTTCAGGGTTTTCCAGCAGTTCTTTTACTCTCACTAAAAAGCTCACACTCTCTCTTCCATCAATTATTCTGTGATCATAACTTAATGCTAAATACATCATGGGGCGAACAACTACCTGCCCGTTTACAGCCATTGGCCGTTCCTGAATTTTATGCATACCCAGGATAGCACTCTGCGGCAGATTAATAATCGGTGTGCTCATCAAAGAACCAAAGACTCCACCATTGGTAATGGTG carries:
- a CDS encoding Fmu (Sun) domain-containing protein, whose translation is MSRYHSYINSSKEILLAYTGGEPLATYLKKHFGANKKFGSKDRKQIAHLCYSFFRLGKAFASVAVEEKILIAVFLCSTESNNVLANLKPEWNEKVNLSVEEKLSLINYPFDHTQLFPFAAELSDGIDVNTFAESHFMQPALFLRIRPGQKEKVISKLKAAALSFELIGESCIALPNATKIEEVILLDKEAVVQDYSSQRVGEFLDFARNSFPNPSTPLRIWDCCAASGGKSMMAYDLMPGIELTVSDIRNSILTNLQNRFTEAGIKKYNSFVADLSDSSFVSHHSAYDLMIADVPCSGSGTWGRTPEQLHFFNSKKIEEYASLQKKIVTNIAPYIRANGYLLYITCSVFKKENEEIISFVQENLQMELVEMSVLKGYDVKADTMFAALLKKKDS
- the radC gene encoding DNA repair protein RadC translates to MQENRKSIKDWAEDDRPREKLLSKGTEALSNSELIAILIGSGTKTKSAVDVAKEVLNRAKDNLNELGKLSIKELMKTDGIGEARAITIAAALELGRRRQATESQKQVVKNSADIAHYLQAQLKDKQHEVFAVAFLNRANKINHIEIVSEGGITGTVADPRIILKKALEHNAVNIVLCHNHPSGSLQPSRADEVLTKKIKEAAMLLDMTVVDHIIVSEDGYYSFADEGIL
- the mnmA gene encoding tRNA 2-thiouridine(34) synthase MnmA; its protein translation is MSRKGKVLVAMSGGIDSTVTALMLHHEGYEVVGITMKTWDYASSGTGAQGKKETGCCNLDSFNDARAAAVQHGFPHYILDIRDEFGDFVVENFVEEYLNGRTPNPCVLCNTHIKWRALLKRADAMNCDFIATGHYAKVHQHENGRYFISKGVDETKDQSYVLWGLQQDLLKRTLLPLGGYRKTEIRQMAFDYGYPELAKKAESYEICFVPDNDYRGFLKRKVEGLEERVNGGNFVDKSGKILGQHKGYPFYTIGQRKGLDITFGKPVFVTEIVPETNTVVLGDEEDLNKMEMKVGKINLLKYDLLTPGMEAVTKIRYKDKGTLSNLFPNQDGTVSIRFYEDAKGIAPGQSAVFYEGDDVIGGGIIMRQPII
- a CDS encoding single-stranded DNA-binding protein; amino-acid sequence: MIKLQVIGNLGKDCVMNTVNGKNVMNFTVAHTEKFKDSSGAQREKTIWVDCAYWSDRTGLAPYLKKGTQVYVEGAPEVRTYQTQDGKSGASLSLRVQTVQLLGSRPSEGGGGGYSSGTSSSAPQSMNEPPVASDVADDLPF
- a CDS encoding S8 family serine peptidase; protein product: MQKIFLLFCLMFSFLVHGRAQSTKHVVFFKEKNETPFTLNNPSAYLSARAVERRTRYSINIDSTDLPVISRYIDSVLKAGTVTLLGRSRWLNAVIIQTSDAAAIAKINSFPFVKSFTSVALLKNNTITPDKFAALPAPPAAVTPNRVEKIYADTFNYGSSLNQVKIHKGEFLHNIGARGQGMIMAFLDAGFFGYQTNQFFDSARARNQFLGTWDFVQNNASVNEDDSHGMQCFSTVASYRPGVFIGSSPEAKYFLLRTEDAPTEQIIEEYNWALAAEYADSAGVDVISCSLGYTTFDNATFNHSYADMNGNTTVITRMADMAAKKGMLVVNSAGNEGDDPWKYIGAPADGDSVLSVGAVNSSGLIAGFSSFGPTSDGQIKPDVVSVGAGTTVSSIGGTASTNSGTSFSGPNMAGLATCLWQLFPEFNNWKIITTLRKSSDRFETPAVQYGYGLPNMKKAVGFLLGDLSTMNASVTNCTTNISWSSKDIKTMRYDIERKLPGETAYTKIKTVAAKGTVFSNQTYQLSDVITSSAAGNVSYRIKQVIDTSTATFDEYAIDSATISLTSVCSTNNPDQNLIQLFPNPVQTTLSLKFAELNSMSNLTIQVYNRQGSSY
- a CDS encoding ribose-phosphate pyrophosphokinase; the encoded protein is MVNPSAKIFSGTASIYLAEKIAKKFGIPLGKCITQRFSDGEIQPMFQESIRGDIVFLVQSTFSPAENILELLLMIDAAKRASAYKVIPVIPYFGYARQDRKDKPRVAIGSKLIANMLEAAGASRVITMDLHAAQIQGYFDIPVDHLESSSIFIPYIESLKLENLTFAAPDVGSANRIREIASYFEVEMVICDKHRKRANEIASMVVIGDVTGRDIVLIDDICDTGGTLVKSAALLKEKGARSVRALITHPVLSGKAYENIENSVLEELVVCDTIPIKQQSGKIKVLSVAELFGVALRNAFENKSITSLFIHAQRRDSKNK
- a CDS encoding Dabb family protein, with amino-acid sequence MQSNRRSFLSKLSIALFSITGLSSFKNNQTNRQLKNIFIHHVYFWLKNPESIEDSNKLAEGLLKLSEVKTIQRFHIGKPADTNRDVIERGYALSWFVEFKNPAEQASYQTDPIHLKFIADYSHLWSKVIVYDSVDK